Within the Medicago truncatula cultivar Jemalong A17 chromosome 4, MtrunA17r5.0-ANR, whole genome shotgun sequence genome, the region TAGTCTATGTTGAAGGCGTAGTGGTACATTGCGTTATCTGTAACGGGTAGGAATATGTTACAAAGTactatattttcaaaaaatccaaTTATTgtgtagagttttttttttcaaatttgctACATTAGAATTCCATACAGAATCAAGAAATATATACAGGGAAATCAGGAAAGGGGATATGTACTCAACCAGAGATAGGGAAAGAATATTTACATAGTCGGAAAGGGAAAGAATCTACAAGGTAATAAGGATAGTATCAACATCAATAGTAGGAATGATCAAAACATAATGTCTTTAATTTTTTCACTACACAGAAATACTCTTTAAGTTATCAGACTACGGTTACAGATTAGTGTGTTCCCAAACAGTACTTACGTGAATCCCAAGTTGAGTACCCGAGTGTACCGAGTACGTGTATGGTTCAAGTTTTGAAGTATTGTGCATCATGGTGCAAAGTACTGGCAAGTGTTTCACTCATAGGTTCCTCAAATATAATGTAAACGTATTCCTGAAAACATTATGCAGTTGTTTGTTCTGTCTAAACATTGTTAATATGGAAATTTGATGATAGTCAATATGTGTGGTTTGCAGTGTGTACTAGATTCTTAGAATACGGTGAGTATAAATCACTGACTTCAACTTTAATATACAGGATAATTTTTGCACCTCTTTGGATGTTCCACGGCGTTGTGGCTCGAGGAAGGTTTTCATTACCTGCGCCATCAGCTCCACGTAATAGACATGTACGCCAATgtcatttttaactaaaatttgaGACAGTTTCTAtagagtttttgttttgttattgtgGATATCAGACCGTTGACTTTAGAAccatgaatttttatttttcatattgttCTTTAGCTATCACGaataaaacctcaaacttaGTGTTCTGAATCCttatttcatatttcttttataaattacTAATATCAAGTACTTTTTGTCCATGTTAATGATTATGACAAGTGAATACAAACTGGTTTTCTATGTTATGACAGTGGGCGCCATGTCACGCAGTTGTTGCAATGCCATTACTTATTGCGTTTGAATTGCTCCTTTGTATATACCTTGAGAGCTTATATGGTACTCTTCTACTCTATGCTTTTGTGCTTTAATAATTaagaattttcaattattttaatcgTTTCACATGTACTTCAGTTGTTTTTGCATGGTTATTTCTTAAGAAATATTAAGTTGGTATGATTTGTTTATTCAGTTAGATTGATGCGTTCAAATTTCGACTATAGAACTTATGAGCATTTTGCCATATTCTTGTCTGTTAAAATGAAAGGCTTTTCTCACAATAGAAAACTTGACTTTCTATAATGACAATTCTGCAAGATTTCCAATTAgacaaatgtttttttcttttttcttgcaCAGTTCGTGGCTTTGCAGCAGTAGATCTGAAGATTGTGTTCCTTCCTTTACTAACATTTGAAATCATTATTCTCATTGACAATTTCAGGTAACTTCTTTAAGATGGCTCCCATAAACCTAAATTTCTTTTGGATTGTTCTTTTGTCTTTCTCTACTTGAAAATGTTTGGATTTCAATCATTGGTGCAGACAAATGAGTTTGTAATGTGGAGTCCTTCAATCTCACTGTTTGTTATCTGTGCAGAATGTGTAAAGCTCTAATGCCAGGGGATGAAGAAAGCATGAGTGACGAAGCAATATGGGAAACTCTTCCTGTAAGGCTTTTATATATGTAACTCTTTCGATTTTCATGTTCTCATTATCTTCTATATTATTTAATGGAAGACATTCTACCCGATTGCAATTGCTGCTTGAGTCGATTCAAAATTTTGTGATGCTTGgtatgttattgttgttaagGTCTTGGCTTGCAATTTTTTCTTAGTGGAATGTTCaatgttgaaattgttgaaGCTTGATTATGCTGAGAGTGCTTTTCATTCTGTTTGTTGTAGCACTTTTGGGTTGCCATCTCTATGGTGTTCTTCGTTGCTGCTACAGTTTTCACACTCCTAAAACTGAGTGGTAAATTCCTTTTCTTCTACTGTTAATCGATGGATTTTCTTTTCACATGTTAATAGATATCATTTGAGTGGCATGGACAATGTGttgtaaaatgattttttttaagcaaaaaggCATGTAAAAACATCAGTATAGAACCAGTAATCCAACTAGCTTTTGACACCACTGCCTATATCAATCATCTGTAATATGTTGTAATATGTTCTAAAATGATTGATTCCTCATGTTTTATCCATATTCACAGCGAAACATGAAAGTTTTTGTAAAAACTAATattcattataaatatattctacTCCCTCTGTTCCTTTTAGTTGTCGTTTTAAGCTCATTTACGCATAACAAGAGGGAGAATAAATTGTTACTTTTGAGagaaatatttatctttttcctaTAATACCCCTGGCTAATCATTATCTCATTTCAGTTATTTCTCCCTGCAGTAAATGGTAAGGGCACTATTGACATGCCAATAGTCAATGTTGCACTGaactttgaaaataataagtgaATAGGAACCAGCACATTTGATATAAAAGTAGCGACGGATGATCCGACGATGTCCGGATGACTTATTTTACTCATGAACATAAATATGAAGTCCATGCCATTGAATTTGACCATTTAAAAATTTGTGATAACATCTAACTATCTGAGTGACGATGgactcatttcttttatataattgatgtattttatACTCATAGTCACAAGTTCATCTTTCTTTAAgtatgacttttttttcttgTCTGAAACAGGTAGTGTAGCTTCTCTCGGTTGGTGGGACTTATTTATTAACTTCGCGTAGGTTTCTATCTTAGCTCTTAAACACTGAAACATACTTCGATAATTAGCTTTGTGTTATTAGATTTCTGACTTGAATTTTTTGTATATGGTTTTTATATCTTACTTTTTTGCAGCATTGCCGAGTGCTTTGCATTTCTTGTATGTACGAAGTGGTCCAATCCTGTCATTCATAGAAGTTCCAGAGAACCGAGTTCTTCTACTACTACAATTAGATATCTTGACTGGAACAGTGGTTTACTGGTTTCTTCAGAAGAAGATCAACGTCAGGCGGGAATGTGTAGCCTCCAAGACATAGGGGGTCATTTCATGAAAGTACCGGTCATTGTTTTCCAGGTTCTTCTTTGCATGCATTTAGAGGTACGCAATGCTGAATTGTGTGCTTAGCCGACCTCGGAAATTCATATTGCATTTGGAAAACTGAGCTGCTTCGCATTTCAGGGAACACCTGCTTTTGCTGCACATTTACCGCTTGCAGTTCTTTTCTCTCCCCTTTTCGTACTGCAAGGTGTTGGTGTGCTATTATCTGCATCTAAGTTTGCGGAGAAACTTGTGCTTCTTCTACGAAGCGGAGCTGGTAGAGGACTTTATTTTAGATTCTCTTCCAGAGCTCATGATTGCTTGGGATTCTTGCACCACGGTTCTAGGTAATAAATCTTCTTTTATTGTTATCATTACAAGGGAAAAATTTAGGTTTTAAATATGTTGGATGGTCTGATTTAAATTTTCCATTCTGTTCCTGTAACTTTTACTCTGTTATGACTCAATTCTGAGATCCTCTGTCCACTTTATGACTAAATTTAACATGAGTCGCATATGTTGCGAGCTGTTTCTCAAATGAAATAAATCCTTGATTACTATATTCTATTCACCAGCTATTTTAAACTAGAATGAAAACTGCTAAGTTATACCTTAAGAATAGGAATCTCAAAGGTTTTGTGATTCTTTGGGATCAAATTATAACGCAGGTTATCTATGGTAACTATGAAAGTCTTATCAAGAAAGAAGAGTAAAGAATAATAACAGAGAGAAACAATTAATATCAATTGCGATTACAAACTATGAAACCCTGCAAAAATTCTTAGGTAGATACAATGCACTGTGTGTACTGAATCAATAAAATATGACAATTTGTTTGAGTCCTTTCATGTTGAATGTGTAAAGCATGGTTCGGTTCAGAAACTGAATATATGTCTTCAGTTCAGTTCAGGAgtaatctaatttttttcttgtacTGCAATATTTTTTCACTGTTATGGTTTTAGATGACAAATCCAATGTATTTTGGGGTCATATTTTTCAAGAAGATGCTCTAGTCGGTTCGGTgcacaaacataaaaataatatctCCAAACCTTAAGCTAGTAAtctgatttttgttttcattattatttttgccACTGCTATGGTTAGAGATGAAAAATCCAGTGTTTAAaggtcaaaattttaaaaaagtgaaGCAGTGATCTTGTTGAATTACCATATGCATATAATTTTCTGCACTAAATCTGAGACAATTCATGAAATCAGATTACTAGGCTGGTGGTCAATTGATGAAGGTAGTCGGGAAGAACAGGCACGATTGTACCATGAGGGAGCATCTGGGTAagcatcatttcattttattattacaaCCGAAGTGTGTACAGTCAGAATAATGTGGTTTATATGTTGTCACATATATGGtttctctttattgttttgtttaacACCGGAGCTTGTATATGACTACATATACACGTGTCCAGACATCATTCTTTCCTCCCTTTTTTGTGATACAAGCAAGATTGataagttattttaattttttttccttctaaataTGTTCACATAGCAGTTAATTCTAATGTTCTTTGAACATTTGACTTGTCACTGCACAGGTATAATACATTCAGTGGTTACCCTCCTGAGATTGTTAAGAAAATGCCTAAAAGGGATCTTGCTGAGGAGGTAATGACAGTTCCTACAATCAATAGATCAGTTTATGGTGGATTCTATTCATGTATATGGACGTTTATAGTATTATGATTTGAATATCTTGCATATGTTTAGTTCATCACAAATATTTCCATCATTGGCGTACTTAAATTTTGTGCAATGTCAGGTATGGAGACTCCAGGCAGCTCTTGGCGAGCAGACAGAAATTACAAAATACAGCCAACAGGAATATGAAAgacttaaaaatgtaaaaattaataaCTTCTACAAGTTCTTTTAATCGTTTTGTTTGTAGTTTGTACTACATAATTTTCAAAGTCTCATATATGATGTGTGAAGAATCATCCACATCAGCAAGGGTCAATACTATTTAAGATCCTAACAAGATGAATGGAATCATTcgcatatggtatatcatcaatCACTAACAGCCATTTTACAACTGTCTCCAAGGGGATTTGAACTTTGTCCCTTGAGATCACAAGATCAAGCTCTTACTATTAAGTCAACACCTCATGGACAAAGTCTCTGAGACTAAATCTTAGTGATCAGTGTCCTAAACAAAATCTTAGTGACGTGCTCTTGTTTTATGTTATAGTAATTTCTCTATTTAGATTCATTATCAAGTTTCATTTGGCCAACCTATATGTTTCATTTCTTGTTCTTACCAGGAGAAAGTGCTGTGCCGAATTTGTTTCGAGGGAGAGATTAGCGTTGTATTACTCCCATGTAGACATCGTGTCCTTTGCAAGTAagaataacataaaaatatttggtattcAATGATACAACTGGTTACGTTTCATTCATAGCTTGTCCTTATGCTAATTTCTTTGCATGgatgaactgcagcttctgCTCGGAGAAGTGTAAAGCGTGCCCAATTTGCCGCAACTACATTGCAGAGCGCTTGCCTGTATATGATGTCTAAGCGTTAACTTGaccaactttttttatatacaacAAGACCATAGAAGACAGTGTGACCAAAGGAAACTGAGAAAATGTTACATATAACAAGGTGAAATGGTGAATACTTGCTACAGTTTTTGTTGTCACGTTAATTATTCGCCAACTTATACATTGTCTAATACACAACAAAGGGGTAGGAAGAATAGAGAAACCAGTTGGTTACTTtggattttgaatttgattttgcttTGCTTTAACTAATTTGTATATATAATAGATATTTAGAGTGTTTATAAATGATTGCAATCAATGTAATGAATAGTGATCTGCCCAACCTTTTTTTTCCGGGTCAATCATGTGTAAAAGCTTGGCTTCAATTCTTAACGCACGCTCGCTCAAATGAAACTATTTTTAGAAGAATTGGATGGCTATCTGAGAatgtttttaacttttattcTGAGATGTAAGCCTGGTTAAATTTTTTGCCAACCATGTTATTAATGCGAAGTATCCACTAATTTTGCTGATGATTAATCTCCATTTAAAAATTTGGTTGGCGATATTTAGCGGGGTCTCATCTATCAACcacgttttttttctttgaacacGAGCAAGTCACATTAATTGCACGTTTCCCCCTGAAGGTGTGCATTTTAACGAAGCCGAGAGTAGAACCGGTTATAATCTGGAAACTAAGAAGACATGTATACGAAGAACTACAAAGACATGTATTTTACCTCTTCCCAGAAAGTCCAGTGGATACTTGAACCTTGTATTTAAGATGGCAAGATCCTACGTTGTTTTAGGTTTTTTACAGTTCTTGGATTCCCATTGCTGGGAGATGTATCCATATCTATTGTctgaaagaaatttgaacatGATTATTTCTAATAGCCAATTAAGGTAAATCATCACGTGAAGAAGGCTtgtataagctttttttttttttgttgataaaaattaGTATAAGCCTTCTTCCACTAATGTTTAAAGTAAAATTAGTATAAGACAAAGAACATATACAATATCATGTATTGTGTCGTGATTTTAATGAGGGGAGTACATATTAGTTCGGTCAATCTTATGTGAAGTAAAACTTGAGGgcatatctttaaaattaaaatttcccACATTCAATTATTGAGGTACCTTTTTGAAACACTTGAGTCGAGTCTATGAAGAAAGAggacaaaaatgatttttattttttttattatgtttatgaCATGCGTCAACCATGGCACCACTTGTCACTCCATCACTTGAATAGCTACATTTTGGTGCTATTATATGGCGTGACCATTGCATATTAGGACTCAGATTTTTTATTCAAGAAAAATGTTGCTAAATTCAGTTACCGgtaatttttagggttttaattgACCACTTACTACCTAATTTTTTAACTCACAAAACGAggacattgtggttggtgacaTTGATCGACCACAATGTCACAAATGGTTTTCTCCTCTCTTTCATAAAGTTTTTTTGTACAgttgtgacattgtggttggtcaatgtcaccaatatcaccaaccacaatgtcactcAAGTGCTACCTCAAATCGAACTATTTATATGGGACTGATTTACGAATTTGTTCATAAAAAAGGTGAAATATTTAAATCTAGAGTGAtgtaagtattattttttccaacttctatcaaaaaaattcactttttagtttCGCTAACAAACTATAATGAAATTGgatatactatatttttttgacatctccatatacataattaattatgagtATGAGTTCTCCCTCTCAAAACAATGTGTGGTACTAGGACTAACTTCTACGAGTGTAGTGGATTAATAATCCAAAATTTGTGCTCTATCTTGTCCCCAAAACGAGTTTGTATTGAAGTAGTAGTTATATGGTAGGCATCAATAGGGTCTTAATCTCACTAGGAAATGTTTGTTATTACTTGATGATAAAATTGTGCCGGTTTTGGACGTATATGTAAATGTCACTTCTAACTTCTATACATACAGTATATATACATTACATATGTTGTAATGAGAATGTAGAAACTATCTCGTGATACAAATATGTAGTTTTTCGTTCGAGCATTAAAAAACATATCACATCTCTTAAAATATCTATATATCATTTAGTCCATCAAAAAAATACATGCAAATATCACATGCATACATTTCTCTATTTTGTAAACATACTAAtgagtgttttatttttataaaaaaaaaactgtgttATTTAAAATAACCTTGAGGTGAATACAATTTCGGTTAAAAGTAATTGtatgaaaacaaaatagaaagtgGATAGAGAAGAAAGAGTGAGTATATATAGTATTATAGAAGTTTCCATTGTTATGGACATATGGTACAACTTGACcttattatattaatatgtaTATCGATATCTATACTGTTTTTGATGTGAACAATGTATTCACTTGACATAATAAGAGTGTAGATTTGgatagtattattttattttcatagtgTGAATGAGAAGGTTCCTCCTTGGGAAAAAAGGGAAATTCAGAAATGTGGTTGATATCATCTTAGAGAAGACGTGGAAAATTGGCCACGTCCACTTTCCTGTTTGGCTTTCTTAACAAGACAAATactgtatatatttttattgaaagtgGGGGCATATGTGCTTTGTATTTTGTGAATTATTTGTTCAGGCCATCATGTTATCATATATATCTTCTTCAATTTAACTTATGATAGacaaataatttaatcaaaaattcttgttttcttttttactccACAACTTAATTAGGAGTTACcagtgataaaaaataaaaataaaaaagtttgagTAGTGTTGGCAAATCACAGGTAGcacttaaaatcaattaatatcaaGTGATTGAAAAAGAAGGCATACCTTAATGAAGTTGTCTTTGTCAACAGTGGTCTATTCATTAGCATGGTCGAGATTCCATTCGATATGGAAAAGAAATTCTACTGGCCCTACTATTTATGAACTTATTCAGAAATTATGTATCCAAAGTTTTTAACCAttcttatacaattttttttgagataattgagtaaaaaactttattaatttcTTGGTATAATAAAAAAAGGCATATGCTCtaacattattttctaaaagAGTATTTTTAATCGGACCCTTCACTCCCTAAACAAACTGTATACATACATGATACATGATACGATTTGGTAAACatgtttgaataatttttattccAACAAATGTAAAATGAGCATATTAATAGGATTAACTATTTCTCGTCATTTTCACTCtcaaaaaa harbors:
- the LOC25493937 gene encoding uncharacterized protein; protein product: MSWSRVLKSAQAFAAHTFLLCFTLLLLLKLDHRISSSWWIIFAPLWMFHGVVARGRFSLPAPSAPRNRHWAPCHAVVAMPLLIAFELLLCIYLESLYVRGFAAVDLKIVFLPLLTFEIIILIDNFRMCKALMPGDEESMSDEAIWETLPHFWVAISMVFFVAATVFTLLKLSGSVASLGWWDLFINFAIAECFAFLVCTKWSNPVIHRSSREPSSSTTTIRYLDWNSGLLVSSEEDQRQAGMCSLQDIGGHFMKVPVIVFQVLLCMHLEGTPAFAAHLPLAVLFSPLFVLQGVGVLLSASKFAEKLVLLLRSGAGRGLYFRFSSRAHDCLGFLHHGSRLLGWWSIDEGSREEQARLYHEGASGYNTFSGYPPEIVKKMPKRDLAEEVWRLQAALGEQTEITKYSQQEYERLKNEKVLCRICFEGEISVVLLPCRHRVLCNFCSEKCKACPICRNYIAERLPVYDV